A DNA window from Coffea eugenioides isolate CCC68of unplaced genomic scaffold, Ceug_1.0 ScVebR1_2241;HRSCAF=3231, whole genome shotgun sequence contains the following coding sequences:
- the LOC113756381 gene encoding nucleolar and coiled-body phosphoprotein 1-like, giving the protein MVRIRGGSTSAGRSFRLRDEDIEIVDPPPVAPKKKKMTRGGKVKQTAQRKLVTPTAESSDEQMEGQISEGNIAGENEEPEQATQGDETVTRSSSKRKRTAKGKRTPQSKKKQSADPSVDQQNEENTTESQPTPEPSIRKSPRTRTETQNVGASATQTSKGTRSGKNPVSQPVPEPVPLPKFIDDEARDRFDTDSRRKLSYGRFLTPIFAHFEIPFSGKSPKDSVSSVFSKAYFERKNLKFFDGHWCYKETVAESRRKNLHETPVTPRTPHDQSGYVSPFTMHPRKSANGLMMTMTSAQQSSFLEKRNLLVPPIPETNETAHQKEPRSEPTGPTTGNETTPASSSQPKDKDKAPVTEEAYEDDDEETEEEEDPEQYRLTRRRPGSSKITI; this is encoded by the exons ATGGTTAGAATTAGGGGAGGATCTACTAGTGCCGGACGGTCTTTTAGGCTTAGggatgaagacattgaaattGTTGATCCACCTCCTGTGGcacctaaaaagaagaaaatgaccCGTGGTGGCAAAGTAAAGCAGACTGCCCAAAGAAAATTAGTTACTCCAACTGCTGAATCATCTGATGAACAAATGGAAGGGCAGATCTCTGAAGGGAACATTGCTGGTGAAAATGAGGAACCAGAGCAGGCTACCCAAGGTGATGAAACTGTCACAAGGTCTTctagtaaaagaaaaaggactGCAAAGGGGAAGAGAACTCCCCAATCCAAGAAAAAGCAATCTGCTGATCCCTCTGTTGATCAGCAGAATGAAGAAAACACTACTGAGAGTCAGCCAACACCTGAACCCTCCATTAGGAAGTCTCCAAGGACAAGGACTGAGACTCAAAATGTTGGTGCATCTGCCACTCAAACCTCAAAAGGGACACGTTCTGGGAAGAATCCAGTATCTCAGCCTGTACCTGAACCCGTTCCTCTACCAAAGTTCATCGATGATGAAgccagagacagatttga CACTGATAGTCGTAGGAAGCTTTCCTATGGCAGATTTCTGACCcctatttttgctcattttgAAATACCCTTTTCTGGCAAATCTCCAAAAGACAGTGTTTCATCAGTTTTctcaaaagcttattttgaaagaaagaacCTAAAATTTTTTGATGGTCATTGGTGCTACAAGGAGACTGTGGCCGAGTCTAGAAGAAAAAACTTGCATGAAACCCCTGTCACTCCTAGAACTCCCCATGATCAGTCAGGCTATGTTTCTCCTTTCACCATGCATCCTAGAAAGTCTGCCA atggtctcatgatgaccatgaccTCTGCCCAACAATCCTCTTTCCTTGAAAAAAGGAATCTTCTTGTGCCCCCTATACCTGAGACAAATGAGACTGCTCATCAGAAAGAACCAAGATCTGAGCCCACAGGGCCAACTACTGGTAATGAGACCACACCAGCTTCCAGCTCTCAGCCCAAGGATAAAGACAAGGCTCCAGTAACTGAAGAAGcatatgaagatgatgatgaagaaactgaggaagaagaggacCCTGAACAATATCGTCTGACCAGGAGGAGGCctggatcatctaaaatcacCATCTAG